One genomic segment of Anguilla anguilla isolate fAngAng1 chromosome 2, fAngAng1.pri, whole genome shotgun sequence includes these proteins:
- the tk1 gene encoding thymidine kinase, cytosolic, which translates to MDCLNVSQILPNSPRKTRGQIQVIFGPMFSGKSTELMRRVRRFQIAQYQCLVIKYAKDTRYSDNDMATHDKYTMAAVSASRLSDVLALALDAAVIGIDEGQFFPDTVDFCEDMANRGKTVIVAALDGTFQRKPFGDILGLVPLAESVVKLNAVCMHCYKEAAYTKRLGSETEVEVIGGADKYHAACRSCYGGLVADKENSAPKREETPPHTLPGKQLDSSTPRKLFAALHI; encoded by the exons ATGGACTGTTTGAACGTTTCGCAGATTTTACCAAATTCTCCGAGAAAAACTAGGGGTCAAATCCAG GTGATTTTCGGGCCAATGTTTTCAGGAAAGAG CACGGAGTTGATGCGTAGGGTGCGCCGCTTCCAGATTGCACAGTACCAGTGTCTTGTGATCAAATACGCCAAAGATACCCGGTATTCCGACAATGACATGGCAACCCACGACAa GTACACGATGGCAGCGGTGTCTGCGAGCCGCCTGAGCGACGTGTTAGCGTTGGCGCTGGACGCCGCGGTGATCGGAATCGACGAAGGGCAGTTC TTCCCAGACACGGTGGACTTCTGCGAGGACATGGCGAACCGCGGGAAGACCGTCATCGTGGCTGCGCTGGACGGAACTTTCCAGAGAAAG ccCTTCGGGGACATCTTGGGCCTGGTGCCATTGGCTGAGAGCGTGGTGAAGCTCAACGCCGTCTGCATGCATTGCTACAAGGAGGCCGCCTACACCAAGAGACTGGGGTCTGAGACCGAG GTGGAGGTGATCGGCGGGGCGGATAAGTACCACGCGGCCTGCCGGTCCTGCTACGGCGGCCTCGTGGCCGACAAGGAGAACAGCGCCCCCAAGAGGGAGGAGACGCCCCCGCACACGTTGCCTGGGAAACAGCTGGACTCCAGCACTCCCCGAAAGCTGTTTGCCGCCCTGCAcatctga
- the syngr2b gene encoding synaptogyrin-2b: METGGAASAYGASLAGGQFDFWAFIKQPQTILRLLSWLFAIVVFGTITGEGFVNPIHSFVPKCMFNENDTACHYAVGVGVLGFLACVAFLVIDAYFPHISNANERKHIVIADMAFSGLWAGLWFVCFCVLAHQWSLTTHPEHLPVSAARAAIAFSFFSIFSWGLLVFFALRRFLLGVSNLGQNYEDSAPPMYPSTTPERFQQAPFTINPEPQEESGYEPPAPVF; this comes from the exons ATGGAGACCGGTGGCGCGGCAAGTGCGTACGGGGCCTCGCTGGCTGGAGGTCAATTCGACTTTTGGGCTTTCataaaacagccccagactatcCTGCGCCTTTTGAGCTGG CTGTTTGCCATCGTGGTGTTTGGAACCATCACCGGCGAGGGCTTTGTGAACCCGATCCACAGCTTCGTGCCGAAGTGTATGTTCAACGAGAACGACACGGCGTGCCACTACGCGGTGGGCGTGGGCGTGCTGGGCTTCCTGGCGTGCGTGGCCTTCCTGGTGATCGACGCCTACTTCCCCCACATCAGCAACGCCAACGAGAGGAAGCACATCGTCATCGCCGACATGGCCTTCTCCG GTCTctgggcggggctgtggtttgtgtgcttttgtgtccTGGCCCATCAGTGGTCACTCACGACCCACCCAGAGCACTTACCGGTATCCGCTGCCCGGGCGGCCATtgccttctccttcttctccatCTTCTCCTGG GGCCTTCTGGTGTTCTTTGCCCTGCGGAGATTCCTCCTGGGCGTGTCCAACCTTGGCCAAAACTACGAAGACTCCGCCCCGCCCATGTACCCCAGCACCACACCGGAGCGATTCCAGCAGGCCCCCTTCACCATCAACCCTGAACCCCAAGAAGAGTCCGGGTACGAGCCCCCAGCGCCTGTCTTCTGA